A region of Streptomyces sp. NBC_01750 DNA encodes the following proteins:
- a CDS encoding TetR/AcrR family transcriptional regulator translates to MATRTAGTAGATGTAGAAAGSPRPMRADARRNYERLLAEARTAFAEYGTDASLEEIARRSGVGIGTLYRHFPNRNAMMNAVFQEALASLLQRSRELASAEQPCGALVEWLRAIITHAGEYRGLARALMSASHDESSALSGCSVPMRDAGERLLVRAQQSGAVRADVSIGDLMQLTNAIALAAEQDPDDPELADRLLTLTLRGLKSGTETHAG, encoded by the coding sequence ATGGCGACACGTACGGCGGGCACGGCCGGTGCGACTGGTACGGCCGGTGCGGCGGCGGGCTCGCCGCGCCCCATGCGAGCCGACGCGCGCCGCAATTACGAACGGCTGCTGGCCGAAGCCCGTACCGCCTTCGCGGAGTACGGCACCGATGCCTCGCTCGAGGAGATCGCACGCCGCTCGGGCGTGGGCATCGGCACGCTCTACCGGCACTTCCCCAACCGCAACGCCATGATGAACGCGGTCTTCCAGGAGGCGCTGGCGTCGCTGCTGCAGCGCTCACGCGAACTGGCTTCGGCCGAACAGCCCTGTGGAGCTCTGGTGGAGTGGCTGCGCGCCATCATCACTCATGCGGGTGAGTACCGCGGTCTGGCGCGGGCGCTGATGTCGGCCTCGCACGACGAGAGTTCGGCGCTGTCCGGGTGCAGCGTGCCGATGCGCGACGCGGGCGAACGGCTGCTGGTGCGGGCACAGCAGAGCGGTGCGGTGCGGGCGGATGTGTCGATCGGCGACCTGATGCAACTGACGAACGCGATCGCCCTGGCGGCGGAACAGGATCCGGACGACCCGGAGTTGGCGGACCGCCTGCTGACGCTGACACTGCGGGGCCTGAAGTCCGGGACCGAGACCCACGCGGGCTGA
- a CDS encoding Maf family protein, producing MTDQRRRLVLASASPARLNLLRQAGLAPEVIVSGVDEDAVSAPTPAELALALAEAKASVVAARADVIRSSALVIGCDSVLELDGHAFGKPADAEEAITRWKSMRGRVGTLQTGHCVYDTATGHYASGTASTVVRFGRPSDAEIASYVASGEPLQVAGAFTLDGRSAPFIEGIDGDHGNVIGLSLPLLRKLLSELGHSITDLWT from the coding sequence ATGACCGATCAGCGTCGCCGTCTCGTCCTCGCCTCCGCCTCGCCCGCCCGCCTCAATCTGCTGCGCCAGGCCGGACTCGCCCCCGAGGTGATCGTCAGCGGTGTCGACGAGGACGCCGTGTCCGCGCCCACCCCGGCCGAGCTCGCGCTGGCACTCGCGGAGGCCAAGGCATCCGTTGTGGCGGCCCGTGCCGATGTGATCAGGAGCAGCGCGCTCGTCATCGGCTGCGACTCCGTACTCGAACTCGACGGCCACGCGTTCGGCAAGCCCGCCGACGCGGAGGAGGCCATCACCCGCTGGAAGTCGATGCGCGGGCGCGTGGGCACCCTGCAGACCGGGCACTGCGTCTACGACACCGCCACCGGCCACTACGCCTCGGGGACCGCGTCCACGGTCGTGCGCTTCGGCCGCCCGTCCGACGCCGAGATCGCCAGCTACGTCGCCAGCGGCGAACCGCTCCAGGTGGCGGGCGCCTTCACCCTGGACGGCCGCTCGGCACCCTTCATCGAAGGCATCGACGGCGACCACGGCAATGTCATCGGCCTCTCGCTGCCGCTGCTGCGGAAGCTGCTGAGCGAGCTCGGCCACTCCATCACCGACCTGTGGACGTGA
- a CDS encoding enoyl-CoA hydratase/isomerase family protein, whose product MTESEQRFGEFVVVRRREQGHVAELVLDRPKAMNAVSTEMARSIAAACDALAADPDVRVTVLTSTHERAFCVGADLKERNSFSDAELVRQRPTARAAYTGVLELPMPTVAAVHGFALGGGFELALACDLIVADATAVVGLPEVSVGVIPGGGGTQLLPRRVGAARAAELVFTARRVEAAEARELGLVDQLADDARTEALALAGRIAANSPVGLRAAKRAMRLGQGLDLRAGLEVEDSAWRSVAFSGDRAEGVAAFNEKRKPQWPGE is encoded by the coding sequence ATGACCGAGTCCGAGCAGCGGTTCGGGGAATTCGTCGTCGTACGCAGGCGCGAGCAGGGGCACGTCGCGGAACTCGTGCTCGATCGGCCCAAGGCCATGAACGCCGTCTCCACGGAGATGGCCCGGTCCATCGCCGCCGCCTGTGACGCCCTCGCCGCCGACCCGGACGTGCGCGTCACCGTGCTCACCTCCACACACGAGCGCGCCTTCTGCGTGGGCGCCGATCTCAAGGAGCGGAACTCCTTCTCCGACGCCGAGTTGGTGCGGCAGCGGCCCACCGCCCGGGCCGCGTACACCGGCGTCCTCGAGCTGCCGATGCCCACCGTCGCCGCCGTGCACGGCTTCGCCCTCGGCGGCGGGTTCGAGCTGGCGCTCGCCTGCGATCTGATCGTTGCCGACGCCACCGCCGTGGTAGGGCTGCCCGAGGTGTCCGTCGGCGTCATCCCCGGCGGCGGCGGGACCCAGCTGCTGCCGCGCCGTGTCGGTGCCGCGCGCGCCGCCGAGCTGGTGTTCACCGCGCGGCGCGTGGAGGCGGCCGAGGCGCGGGAGTTGGGGCTCGTCGACCAGCTGGCGGACGACGCCAGGACCGAGGCGCTCGCGCTTGCGGGACGTATCGCCGCGAACTCTCCCGTCGGGCTGCGCGCCGCGAAGCGCGCGATGCGGCTCGGACAGGGGCTCGATCTGCGGGCCGGCCTGGAGGTGGAGGACTCGGCCTGGCGGTCGGTGGCCTTCTCCGGAGACCGGGCGGAGGGCGTCGCGGCCTTCAACGAGAAGCGGAAGCCGCAGTGGCCCGGCGAGTGA
- a CDS encoding acyl-CoA carboxylase subunit beta: MSESEIDIHTTAGKLADLQRRIDEATHAGSARAVEKQHAKGKLTARERVVLLLDEGSFVELDEFARHRSTNFGLEQTRPYGDGVVTGYGTVDGRPVAVFSQDFTVFGGALGEVYGQKIIKVMDFALKTGCPVIGINDSGGARIQEGVSALGMYGEIFRRNTHASGVIPQISLVVGPCAGGAVYSPAITDFTVMVDQTSHMFITGPDVIKTVTGEDVGFEELGGARTHNTTSGVAHHMAGDEKDAIEYVKSLLSYLPSNNLSEPPAFPDEADLETNDEDRELDTLIPNSANQPYDMHTVIEHVLDDSEFLETQAMFAPNILTGFGRVEGLPVGIVANQPMQFAGCLDINASEKAARFVRTCDAFNVPVITFVDVPGFLPGVDQEYGGIIRRGAKLIYAYAEATVPLITVITRKAFGGAYDVMGSKHLGADLNVAWPTAQIAVMGAQGAVNILHRRTIAAAGDADSTEATRARLIQEYEDTLLNPYTAAERGYVDAVIMPSETRAQVVKGLRQLRTKRESLPPKKHGNIPL; this comes from the coding sequence ATGTCGGAGTCCGAGATTGACATCCACACCACCGCGGGAAAGCTCGCGGATCTGCAGCGCCGCATAGATGAGGCGACGCATGCGGGCTCCGCGCGCGCGGTGGAAAAGCAGCACGCGAAGGGCAAGTTGACGGCCCGGGAGCGGGTTGTTCTGCTGCTGGACGAGGGGTCGTTCGTAGAGCTCGACGAGTTCGCCCGGCACCGCTCCACCAACTTCGGCCTTGAGCAGACCCGCCCGTACGGCGACGGCGTGGTCACCGGTTACGGGACGGTCGACGGCCGCCCGGTCGCCGTTTTCTCGCAGGACTTCACGGTTTTCGGCGGCGCGCTCGGCGAGGTCTACGGCCAGAAGATCATCAAGGTGATGGACTTCGCTCTGAAGACCGGCTGTCCGGTCATCGGAATCAACGACTCCGGCGGCGCCCGTATCCAGGAGGGCGTCAGCGCGCTGGGCATGTACGGCGAGATCTTCCGCCGCAACACCCACGCCTCCGGCGTGATCCCGCAGATCTCGCTGGTCGTCGGACCGTGCGCGGGCGGAGCCGTCTACTCCCCGGCGATCACCGACTTCACGGTGATGGTCGACCAGACCTCGCACATGTTCATCACCGGACCCGACGTCATCAAGACGGTCACCGGTGAGGACGTCGGCTTCGAGGAGCTGGGCGGAGCCCGCACACACAACACCACCTCGGGCGTCGCGCACCACATGGCGGGTGACGAGAAGGACGCCATCGAGTACGTCAAGTCGCTGCTGTCGTACCTGCCGTCCAACAACCTCTCCGAGCCGCCGGCCTTCCCCGACGAGGCAGACCTGGAGACGAACGACGAGGACCGCGAGCTCGACACCCTCATCCCGAACTCCGCGAACCAGCCGTACGACATGCACACGGTCATCGAACATGTGCTTGACGACAGCGAGTTCCTGGAGACGCAGGCGATGTTCGCGCCGAACATCCTCACCGGCTTCGGGCGGGTGGAGGGCCTTCCGGTCGGCATCGTCGCCAACCAGCCGATGCAGTTCGCGGGTTGCCTCGACATCAACGCCTCGGAGAAGGCCGCGCGCTTCGTCCGCACCTGTGACGCCTTCAACGTCCCGGTCATCACCTTCGTGGACGTGCCCGGCTTCCTGCCCGGCGTGGACCAGGAGTACGGCGGCATCATCCGGCGCGGCGCGAAGCTGATCTACGCCTACGCGGAGGCGACGGTCCCGCTGATCACGGTGATCACGCGGAAAGCCTTCGGCGGCGCGTACGACGTCATGGGCTCCAAGCACCTGGGCGCCGACCTGAATGTGGCCTGGCCGACGGCGCAGATCGCGGTGATGGGCGCGCAGGGCGCGGTGAACATCCTGCACCGCCGCACCATCGCGGCGGCCGGAGACGCCGACAGCACGGAGGCGACGCGGGCGCGCCTGATCCAGGAGTACGAGGACACGCTGCTCAACCCGTACACGGCGGCCGAACGCGGCTACGTCGACGCGGTGATCATGCCGTCGGAGACGCGGGCACAGGTCGTGAAGGGCCTGCGCCAGCTGCGTACGAAGCGGGAAAGCCTGCCTCCGAAGAAGCACGGCAACATCCCCCTCTAG
- a CDS encoding GGDEF domain-containing protein has protein sequence MMAEDRRLRAVVALAQAMAAAHTPREFWRAAALGACHALAGSFAALSVWERELGRLKVLVNAGERAAGEEEFPESETYPVNRFPEITEFLHERWAGGGEPDAWVATVEEPASPAHGYRHQKAPPTDEVLWGRVAALRRRGRGCCVVAPIVLHGRAWGELYVARPPGAPVFDRDDADFATVLASVVASGIAQNERLEEVRRLAFTDPLTGLANRRAVDIRLDEALERHRSDSSVVSLVVCDLNGLKRVNDTHGHAVGDRLLERFGSVLSLCGAMLPGTLAARLGGDEFCLVSVGPAADEVVRVADELCVRAGELELGEGVACGVASTGDPIGQVRSARRLFRLADAAQYRAKAARSPKPVVAGRDGTVMRLADTPPRSPHERRAFRGVRPEDATEPWSEP, from the coding sequence ATGATGGCTGAGGATCGGCGGTTGCGAGCCGTGGTGGCGCTGGCGCAGGCGATGGCGGCCGCCCACACACCGCGCGAGTTCTGGCGCGCGGCCGCGCTCGGCGCCTGTCACGCGCTGGCCGGCTCCTTCGCCGCGCTGTCGGTATGGGAGCGCGAGCTCGGCCGGCTCAAGGTGCTCGTGAACGCCGGCGAACGGGCGGCAGGGGAGGAGGAGTTCCCCGAATCCGAGACGTACCCGGTCAACCGCTTCCCGGAGATCACGGAGTTTCTGCACGAGCGGTGGGCGGGTGGCGGCGAGCCGGACGCCTGGGTGGCGACGGTGGAAGAACCGGCGTCGCCCGCGCACGGCTACCGCCACCAGAAGGCACCTCCCACGGACGAAGTCCTGTGGGGGAGGGTCGCGGCCCTGCGACGGCGCGGCCGCGGCTGCTGTGTCGTCGCGCCGATCGTGCTGCACGGTCGGGCCTGGGGCGAACTGTATGTGGCCAGGCCGCCGGGCGCGCCGGTCTTCGACCGGGACGACGCGGACTTCGCGACCGTCCTCGCTTCCGTCGTGGCCTCCGGCATCGCCCAGAACGAGCGGCTGGAGGAGGTCCGCAGGCTCGCCTTCACGGACCCGCTGACCGGTCTCGCCAACCGCCGCGCCGTCGACATCAGGCTCGACGAGGCGTTGGAGCGGCACCGCTCGGACAGCTCGGTCGTCAGCCTGGTGGTCTGCGACCTCAACGGCCTCAAGCGCGTGAACGACACCCACGGCCATGCCGTCGGCGACCGGCTGCTCGAGCGTTTCGGCTCGGTCCTCTCGCTCTGCGGGGCGATGCTTCCCGGCACGCTGGCGGCACGGCTCGGCGGTGACGAGTTCTGTCTGGTCTCGGTCGGTCCGGCGGCGGACGAGGTGGTCCGGGTGGCGGACGAACTCTGTGTGCGGGCAGGGGAGTTGGAGCTCGGTGAGGGTGTTGCCTGTGGTGTGGCCTCGACCGGTGACCCGATCGGCCAGGTCCGCTCGGCCCGTCGGCTGTTCCGGCTGGCGGACGCGGCCCAGTACCGCGCGAAGGCGGCCCGCTCGCCGAAGCCGGTGGTCGCAGGACGCGACGGCACCGTGATGCGCCTCGCGGACACTCCGCCGCGCTCGCCGCACGAGCGCCGCGCGTTCCGGGGCGTACGTCCCGAGGACGCCACGGAGCCCTGGAGTGAGCCCTGA
- a CDS encoding adenylate/guanylate cyclase domain-containing protein: MHPTPHHEVDHTAEPTHDPLAIRLEQLILGADRRYTPFQAARTAGVSMELASRFWRAMGFADIGQAKALTEADVLALRRLAGLVEAGLLSEPMAVQVARSTGQTTARLAEWQIDSFLEGLTEPPEPGMTRTEVTYPLVELLLPELEEFLVYVWRRQLAAATGRVVQAADDEEMVDRRLAVGFADLVGFTRLTRRLEEEELGELVEAFETTSADLVAAHGGRLIKTLGDEVLFAADDAGTAAEIALRLIETMTHDETMPALRVGIAFGTVTTRMGDVFGTTVNLASRLTSIAPKDGVLVDGAFAEELVRTEDAPASEADAAEAAAAAEKEGEEPPSYRFALQPMWQRPVRGLGVVEPWQLSRRTNA; this comes from the coding sequence GTGCATCCGACCCCGCACCACGAGGTCGACCACACCGCGGAGCCGACGCACGACCCTCTGGCCATCCGTCTGGAGCAGCTCATTCTCGGCGCCGACCGGCGCTACACGCCCTTCCAGGCGGCCCGTACGGCAGGCGTCTCGATGGAGCTCGCCTCCCGCTTCTGGCGGGCCATGGGCTTCGCCGACATCGGGCAGGCGAAAGCGCTGACGGAGGCGGACGTACTGGCCCTGCGGCGGCTCGCCGGTCTGGTCGAGGCGGGCCTGCTGAGCGAGCCGATGGCGGTCCAGGTGGCCCGCTCGACCGGCCAGACCACCGCCCGGCTGGCCGAATGGCAGATCGATTCTTTCCTGGAGGGCCTCACCGAGCCGCCCGAGCCGGGCATGACCCGTACCGAGGTCACCTATCCGCTGGTCGAGCTGCTGCTGCCCGAGCTGGAGGAATTCCTGGTGTACGTGTGGCGGCGGCAGCTCGCCGCGGCCACCGGGCGCGTGGTCCAGGCCGCGGACGACGAGGAGATGGTCGACCGCCGGCTGGCGGTGGGCTTCGCGGACCTGGTGGGCTTCACCCGGCTGACGCGGCGGCTGGAGGAAGAGGAACTGGGCGAGCTGGTCGAGGCGTTCGAGACCACCTCGGCCGACCTGGTCGCCGCGCACGGCGGCCGGCTGATCAAGACCCTCGGCGACGAGGTGCTCTTCGCGGCGGACGACGCGGGCACGGCGGCGGAAATCGCGCTGCGCCTCATCGAAACGATGACGCACGACGAGACGATGCCGGCGCTACGCGTCGGCATCGCTTTCGGCACGGTCACCACGCGGATGGGCGATGTGTTCGGCACGACGGTGAACCTGGCCAGCCGGCTGACCTCGATAGCGCCGAAGGACGGGGTGCTGGTGGACGGGGCCTTCGCGGAGGAGCTGGTACGCACCGAAGACGCGCCGGCCTCCGAGGCGGATGCCGCGGAAGCGGCGGCAGCGGCGGAGAAGGAGGGCGAGGAACCCCCCTCGTACCGCTTCGCCCTCCAGCCGATGTGGCAACGCCCGGTGCGAGGCCTGGGCGTGGTGGAGCCGTGGCAGCTGTCGCGGCGGACGAACGCCTGA
- the mmpB gene encoding morphogenic membrane protein MmpB, protein MLWSDPENEPPEELREMQAMMRRVGFVLALAMVLAMFVVGLH, encoded by the coding sequence ATGCTGTGGTCCGACCCGGAGAACGAACCCCCCGAAGAACTGCGCGAGATGCAGGCCATGATGCGTCGCGTGGGCTTCGTGCTGGCACTGGCCATGGTGCTTGCGATGTTCGTGGTCGGTCTCCACTGA
- a CDS encoding biotin--[acetyl-CoA-carboxylase] ligase — protein sequence MTPENAPESRWSDLNRPPLNVAALRRALLLPGGLWTSLDIVPSTGSTNSDLTARAASLEEGAVLVAEEQTAGRGRLDRSWTSPARSGLFFSVLLRPGAEVPVERWGWLPLLAGVASATGLARAAGVDMSLKWPNDLLVTIGGEERKTGGILAERAGDDAVVVGIGLNVTLHADELPVPTAGSLALADAISTDRDPLLRAVLRSLEQWYGDWRAAGGDPARSGLQAAYAAGCATLGRTVRAELPGGRSVTGEAVALDGDGRLVLTTEGGGEQSISAGDVVHLRPAD from the coding sequence ATGACGCCTGAGAATGCGCCCGAGAGCCGCTGGTCCGACCTCAACCGGCCGCCGCTGAACGTCGCGGCACTGCGCCGCGCCCTGCTGCTGCCGGGCGGGCTGTGGACCTCGCTCGACATCGTGCCCAGCACCGGCTCCACCAATTCCGACCTGACGGCACGGGCCGCGTCCCTGGAGGAGGGGGCGGTGCTGGTCGCCGAGGAGCAGACGGCGGGCCGCGGCCGGCTCGACCGCTCCTGGACGTCGCCGGCCCGCTCCGGGCTGTTCTTCTCGGTACTGCTGCGGCCCGGGGCGGAGGTGCCGGTGGAGCGCTGGGGCTGGCTGCCGCTGCTCGCCGGAGTCGCGTCGGCGACCGGCCTCGCCCGGGCCGCCGGAGTCGATATGTCCCTCAAATGGCCTAATGACCTGCTGGTAACGATCGGCGGCGAGGAGCGCAAGACCGGCGGGATCCTCGCGGAGCGTGCGGGCGACGACGCGGTGGTGGTCGGCATCGGCCTCAATGTCACGCTGCACGCGGACGAGCTGCCGGTGCCGACGGCGGGCTCGCTGGCGCTGGCGGACGCCATCTCCACCGACCGCGACCCGCTGCTTCGGGCCGTGCTGCGCTCGCTGGAGCAGTGGTACGGCGACTGGCGCGCGGCGGGCGGCGACCCGGCGCGTTCCGGGCTCCAGGCGGCGTACGCGGCCGGCTGCGCGACGCTGGGGCGCACCGTACGGGCCGAGCTGCCCGGTGGCCGTTCGGTCACCGGCGAGGCGGTCGCGCTCGACGGTGACGGCCGTCTGGTGCTGACCACGGAGGGTGGCGGGGAGCAGTCGATCAGTGCGGGTGACGTCGTGCACCTGCGGCCGGCCGACTGA
- a CDS encoding acetyl/propionyl/methylcrotonyl-CoA carboxylase subunit alpha: MRKVLIANRGEIAVRVARACRDAGIASVAVYADPDRDALHVRAADEAFALGGDTPAASYLDMAKVLQAAKDAGADAIHPGYGFLSENAEFAQAVLDAGLTWIGPPPQAIRDLGDKVAARHIAQRAGAPLVAGTPDPVSGADEVVTFAEEHGLPIAIKAAFGGGGRGLKVARTLEEVPELYDSAVREAIAAFGRGECFVERYLDKPRHVETQCLADSHGNVVVVSTRDCSLQRRHQKLVEEAPAPFLTEEQNAELYAASKAILKEAGYVGAGTVEFLVGTDGTISFLEVNTRLQVEHPVTEEVTGIDLVREMFRIADGEELGYGDPAVRGHSFEFRINGEDPGRGFLPAPGTVTAFAPPAGPGVRLDAGVESGSVIGPAWDSLLAKLIITGATRQQALQRAARALAEFNVEGMATAIPFHRAVVADPAFTSDPFTVHTRWIETEFVNEIKPFSVPAEAEEDEAGRETIVVEVGGKRLEVSLPSSLGMTLARTGLAAGAKPKRRAAKKSGPAASGDTLASPMQGTIVKVAVEEGQEVKEGDLVVVLEAMKMEQPLNAHRSGTIKALSAEVGASLTSGAVICEIKD, from the coding sequence GTGCGCAAGGTGCTCATCGCCAACCGTGGCGAAATCGCTGTCCGCGTTGCCCGCGCCTGTCGGGACGCCGGGATCGCGAGCGTAGCCGTCTACGCCGATCCGGACCGGGACGCTCTGCATGTCCGCGCGGCCGACGAAGCGTTCGCCCTGGGCGGTGACACCCCGGCCGCCAGTTATCTGGACATGGCCAAGGTGCTGCAGGCCGCGAAAGATGCGGGGGCGGACGCCATCCATCCCGGATACGGCTTCCTCTCGGAGAACGCCGAATTCGCCCAGGCCGTGCTCGACGCCGGTCTGACCTGGATCGGACCGCCGCCGCAGGCGATCCGCGATCTGGGTGACAAGGTCGCCGCCCGTCATATCGCGCAGCGCGCCGGCGCTCCGCTGGTCGCCGGTACGCCCGACCCGGTGAGCGGTGCCGACGAGGTCGTCACCTTCGCCGAGGAGCACGGGCTGCCGATCGCGATCAAGGCCGCGTTCGGCGGTGGCGGACGTGGTCTGAAGGTCGCCCGCACTCTCGAAGAGGTGCCGGAGCTCTATGACTCGGCGGTGCGTGAGGCCATCGCCGCCTTCGGCCGCGGCGAGTGCTTCGTCGAGCGGTACCTCGACAAGCCGCGGCACGTAGAGACCCAGTGCCTGGCCGACAGCCACGGCAATGTCGTCGTCGTGTCGACGCGTGACTGCTCACTGCAGCGCCGCCACCAGAAGCTGGTGGAGGAGGCTCCGGCTCCGTTCCTGACGGAGGAGCAGAACGCGGAGCTGTACGCCGCGTCCAAGGCCATCCTCAAGGAGGCCGGTTACGTCGGCGCCGGCACCGTCGAGTTCCTCGTCGGCACCGACGGCACGATCTCCTTCCTCGAGGTCAACACCCGTCTGCAGGTGGAGCACCCGGTCACCGAAGAGGTCACCGGTATCGACCTGGTCCGCGAGATGTTCCGGATCGCGGACGGCGAGGAGCTCGGCTACGGCGACCCGGCCGTGCGCGGTCACTCCTTCGAGTTCCGCATCAACGGCGAGGATCCGGGACGGGGCTTCCTCCCCGCTCCCGGTACGGTCACGGCCTTCGCGCCGCCGGCCGGCCCCGGTGTCCGTCTGGACGCGGGTGTCGAGTCCGGCAGCGTCATCGGCCCTGCCTGGGACTCGCTGCTGGCCAAACTGATCATCACCGGCGCCACGCGTCAGCAGGCGCTGCAGCGCGCCGCGCGTGCGCTGGCGGAGTTCAACGTCGAGGGCATGGCCACGGCCATCCCGTTCCACCGCGCGGTTGTCGCCGATCCGGCGTTCACCTCGGACCCGTTCACGGTGCACACCCGGTGGATCGAGACGGAGTTCGTCAACGAGATCAAGCCCTTCTCCGTGCCCGCGGAAGCGGAGGAGGACGAGGCCGGTCGCGAGACGATCGTCGTCGAGGTAGGCGGCAAGCGTCTCGAGGTCTCGCTGCCGTCCTCGCTGGGCATGACGCTGGCCAGGACCGGTCTGGCCGCGGGCGCCAAGCCCAAGCGGCGCGCCGCGAAGAAGTCGGGCCCTGCGGCCTCCGGCGACACGCTCGCCTCCCCGATGCAGGGCACGATCGTCAAGGTCGCGGTCGAGGAGGGCCAGGAGGTCAAGGAGGGCGACTTGGTCGTCGTACTCGAAGCGATGAAGATGGAGCAGCCGCTGAACGCGCACCGCTCCGGCACCATCAAGGCTCTCTCGGCCGAAGTCGGCGCCTCGCTGACGTCCGGCGCGGTGATCTGCGAAATCAAGGACTGA
- a CDS encoding acyl-CoA carboxylase epsilon subunit, which produces MIKVVRGNPTPEELAAALAVVQARAAATASVADGEPLLPEQWSDPARIGRSRRPQPGPRAWARTYWPV; this is translated from the coding sequence ATGATCAAGGTCGTACGAGGAAACCCGACCCCGGAGGAGCTGGCCGCCGCACTGGCGGTGGTTCAGGCGCGCGCCGCGGCGACGGCCTCCGTCGCGGACGGGGAACCGCTACTGCCGGAGCAGTGGTCGGACCCGGCGCGCATCGGGCGGAGCCGGAGGCCGCAGCCGGGACCGCGCGCCTGGGCGCGCACGTACTGGCCGGTGTAG
- a CDS encoding DeoR/GlpR family DNA-binding transcription regulator — protein MFAAERRQLILEMVRANGAVSLRELARVVQTSEVTVRRDVRALEAEGLLDRRHGGAVLPGGFTRESGFPQKSLSATAEKTAIADLAAGLVEEGEAVVVGAGTTTQELARRLARVPGLTVVTNSLLVAQALAHANRVEVVMTGGTLRGSNYALVGSGAEQSLQGLRVSRAFLSGSGLTAERGLSTSNMLSASVDRALVQAAAEVVVLADHTKLGTDTMFQTVPTDVITRLVTDEPPAHDDRAATELQALADQGVQIVVAGAVSGAGGDGLPTGRQPRREVPLPGQRRTRGGPQLRSAAGGSLADPAPGERAARVADLRRR, from the coding sequence GTGTTCGCTGCAGAACGTCGCCAATTGATCCTCGAAATGGTGCGCGCCAACGGGGCCGTGTCGCTCCGTGAGCTCGCCCGTGTTGTCCAGACCTCCGAAGTGACCGTACGGCGGGACGTGCGGGCACTGGAGGCAGAAGGACTCCTCGACCGCCGGCACGGCGGTGCGGTACTGCCGGGCGGCTTCACGCGGGAGTCCGGCTTTCCGCAGAAATCCCTGTCCGCGACCGCGGAGAAGACGGCCATCGCCGATCTTGCCGCGGGCCTCGTCGAAGAGGGCGAGGCGGTTGTGGTCGGCGCCGGGACGACAACGCAGGAGCTGGCCCGACGGCTCGCGCGTGTCCCCGGACTGACCGTCGTCACGAATTCCCTGCTGGTCGCTCAGGCGCTGGCCCATGCCAACCGGGTCGAAGTCGTCATGACCGGCGGGACGCTGCGCGGCTCCAACTATGCCCTGGTGGGCAGCGGAGCGGAGCAGTCCCTGCAGGGGCTGCGGGTCTCCCGGGCCTTCCTCTCCGGCAGCGGTCTCACCGCCGAGCGCGGGCTCTCCACGTCCAACATGCTGTCGGCGAGCGTCGACCGGGCGTTGGTGCAGGCCGCGGCAGAGGTGGTGGTCCTCGCGGACCACACCAAACTCGGCACCGACACGATGTTCCAGACGGTGCCGACGGATGTGATCACGCGGCTGGTCACCGACGAGCCGCCTGCGCATGACGACCGTGCGGCCACCGAGCTGCAGGCGCTGGCGGACCAGGGGGTCCAGATCGTGGTGGCCGGCGCCGTGTCCGGCGCCGGCGGTGACGGCCTCCCGACGGGGCGGCAGCCTCGCCGGGAGGTCCCGCTTCCGGGCCAGCGGCGTACGCGTGGCGGGCCGCAGTTGCGCAGCGCGGCGGGAGGGTCGCTGGCGGACCCGGCGCCGGGCGAACGGGCGGCGCGGGTGGCGGACCTCCGCCGCCGCTGA